A region of Trichoplusia ni isolate ovarian cell line Hi5 chromosome 23, tn1, whole genome shotgun sequence DNA encodes the following proteins:
- the LOC113504844 gene encoding zinc carboxypeptidase-like, which produces MSKFILLGLILTVPSIFGEKFRFDNYALYKILPKNLGEIKFLQGLYESDNRFDFWTVPGPFAEFVNVLSSPEHRNDLETFLVAHDIDYEIPQFNLQDAIDREAVKPYVRSDLTTMGWDSYYDLDAIYAWMDDLAKEYPSIVTIIIGGTTFEGRQIKGVKISHGTGRRIIFLEGGIHAREWISPATVTYITNELLTSDNEETVAAARDFDWYIFPVTNPDGYVYSHSTFRMWRKNRRPVRDTFGVDLNRNWNNNWLVVGASSDETRDDYAGHGPFSEPETRTLSTYLASIGDKIDLYLSFHSYGHLLLLPFGNTTEPLANYNDSMAIGRRAMGALSVRFGTQYKTGNIAEAIYKATGGSIDWVKETLKVPLVYCYELRDNGTEGFVLPPSEIMPNNLEVMDSLLDMILQARRFGYMSGGFEVRASLSVILMALLAKWLYN; this is translated from the exons ATGtcgaaatttatattattaggaCTAATTTTGACCGTGCCTAGTATTTTTGGTGAAAAATTTCGTTTTGACAACTACGCCTTGTATAAGATTTTGCCGAAAAATTTGGGGGAAATAAAGTTTTTGCAAGGTTTATATGAAAGTGATAACAGATTTGATTTTTGGACGGTCCCTGGACCGTTTGCTGAGTTTGTGAATGTGTTATCCAGTCCTGAGCATAGAAATGATCTCGAGACGTTTTTGGTAGCTCATGATATAGATTACGAAATACCACAGTTTAATCTTCAAGA tGCTATCGACCGAGAAGCAGTAAAGCCATACGTGAGAAGCGATTTAACAACCATGGGCTGGGATTCCTACTATGACTTAGACGCAATCTACGCCTGGATGGATGATCTAGCTAAAGAATACCCTAGCATTGTCACTATTATTATCGGCGGCACCACCTTTGAAGGAAGGCAAATAAAAGGCGTGAAGATATCCCACGGTACAGGaagaagaataatatttttggaaggCGGTATTCATGCTCGAGAATGGATATCACCAGCAACTGTTACTTACATCACTAATGAGCTGCTTACCAGTGATAATGAGGAGACTGTAGCAGCGGCAAGAGATTTTGATTGGTATATCTTCCCTGTTACAAATCCTGATGGTTATGTCTACAGTCACAGCACG TTCCGAATGTGGCGAAAGAACAGACGTCCTGTCAGAGATACTTTtggcgtcgatttgaacagAAACTGGAATAACAACTGGCTAG ttgtTGGTGCTAGCAGTGATGAAACACGAGATGACTACGCTGGTCACGGACCATTCTCCGAGCCGGAGACCAGAACTCTATCAACTTATTTAGCATCTATTGGTGACAAGATCGATCTGTATCTGTCATTCCATTCCTATGGACATCTGCTCCTGTTGCCTTTTGGAAATACAACGGAACCACTCGCCAATTATAATGATTCT ATGGCGATCGGAAGACGAGCGATGGGGGCTCTCTCCGTAAGATTTGGAACTCAATACAAAACTGGAAATATTGCGGAAGCCATTT ATAAGGCAACTGGAGGAAGCATAGACTGGGTCAAAGAAACCCTTAAAGTCCCTTTGGTCTACTGCTATGAGCTTCGTGACAATGGTACCGAGGGCTTCGTTCTCCCTCCTTCAGAGATTATGCCGAATAATCTAGAAGTCATGGATTCCCTATTGGATATGATTCTGCAAGCCAGGAGATTCGGGTACATGAGCGGTGGATTCGAAGTCAGAGCTTCATTGAGTGTTATTCTAATGGCCTTATTAGCCAAGTGGCTGTACAATTGA
- the LOC113504726 gene encoding zinc carboxypeptidase-like, whose product MLLKLSPIITLFFISVSSEKFRFDNYSLYKVLPKNLDQIKVLGDLQHASPEYDFWDDPVPTADYINIMSKPEMRNDLETFLNKTGIDFVVTLPNVQEIIDSESRKPYNRNNIKSMKWDAYYPLEEIYDWLDDLAKAYPDIVTIIVGGKTYEGRDIKGVKISHGPGKRAVFIESGIHAREWIAPATVNFITNELLTSSDEEIKAVARDYDWYIFPVTNPDGYVWSHVGFRLWRKNRKPYGTGFGVDLNRNWNDNWLKESVSTNVASDVFAGPGPFSEIETRTLSTYIMNMADKIDLYLSFHSSGQILLLPFGNTTEPLSNYDDAMKIGIRAMGALSVRYRTPYTIGNIAEAIYFATGTSIDWVKERLHVPLVYCYELRDRGTYGHLLPPDQILPTAEETMDSIVEMILQAKRFGYMNVNAAVTQKVSIFIIFAVLAKFLF is encoded by the exons atgttattaaaattatctcctattataacgttattttttatatcggTTTCTAGTGAGAAATTTCGTTTCGACAACTACTCTCTTTACAAAGTGCTCCCAAAAAATTTGGATCAGATAAAAGTTCTTGGTGATTTGCAACATGCGTCCCCTGAATATGATTTCTGGGACGACCCTGTTCCGACGGCTGATTACATCAATATTATGTCAAAGCCTGAAATGAGGAATGACCTGGAAacgtttttgaataaaactgGAATTGATTTCGTGGTTACCCTCCCAAATGTTCAAGA AATAATAGACAGCGAGTCAAGGAAGCCTTACaatagaaacaatattaaaagtatgAAATGGGACGCCTATTATCCATTAGAAGAAATATACGATTGGCTAGATGACCTAGCTAAAGCTTACCCTGACATAGTCACTATAATAGTTGGAGGAAAAACATATGAAGGCCGTGATATTAAAGGAGTTAAAATTTCCCATGGGCCTGGCAAACGAGCAGTTTTCATTGAAAGTGGGATACACGCTAGGGAGTGGATCGCACCTGctacagttaattttattaccaaTGAGCTTCTTACAAGTAGTGATGAAGAAATTAAGGCTGTAGCTAGGGATTACGATTGGTATATATTCCCAGTTACAAACCCTGATGGATATGTATGGAGCCATGTTGGG TTCCGTTTGTGGCGCAAAAACAGGAAACCATACGGCACTGGTTTTGGAGTGGACCTTAACAGAAACTGGAATGACAACTGGTTAA AGGAAAGTGTGAGCACTAACGTGGCATCCGACGTCTTCGCTGGACCAGGACCCTTCTCGGAGATAGAAACGAGGACATTGTCAACATACATCATGAACATGGCTGATAAGATCGACTTGTATTTGTCCTTCCATTCTTCTGGACAAATTCTTCTGCTGCCGTTTGGGAATACAACGGAACCACTGTCAAATTATGATGATGCT ATGAAAATCGGCATACGAGCAATGGGAGCATTGTCAGTGAGATATAGGACACCTTACACCATTGGAAATATTGCTGAAGCTATTT aCTTCGCAACTGGAACAAGTATAGATTGGGTTAAGGAACGTCTCCATGTCCCTCTAGTTTACTGCTATGAATTACGAGACCGTGGTACCTATGGCCATCTGTTGCCTCCAGACCAAATCTTACCAACAGCAGAAGAAACCATGGATTCCATCGTAGAAATGATCCTCCAAGCAAAGAGATTCGGATATATGAACGTGAACGCTGCTGTGACTCAAAAAGTTtcgattttcattatttttgcgGTGCTAGCTAAATTTTTGTTCTAG